From Roseisolibacter agri, a single genomic window includes:
- a CDS encoding carboxymuconolactone decarboxylase family protein: MSASDTGAARRQEPARVATMGSEASSDAMLGALDAPTRALVRLAAIIAASDEATMRAALVKAAAEIPGEWVEELILQSYLFAGFPRTLNAMREWRRASGRKAPKDDPGAHIDAAPQWAADGVETCAAVYGPFYERLRPNIAALHPALDMWMIVDGYGKVLSRPGLDIVRRELCVIAVCAVGRQDRQLHSHLHGALHVGASAQLVEEALDALADLMSPDALAHAQHLWSHVRATQHAT, translated from the coding sequence GTGAGCGCGTCCGACACCGGCGCCGCGCGTCGCCAGGAGCCGGCGCGCGTCGCCACGATGGGGTCCGAGGCGTCGTCCGATGCGATGCTCGGGGCGCTCGATGCGCCGACGCGGGCGCTCGTGCGGCTGGCGGCGATCATCGCCGCCAGCGACGAGGCGACGATGCGCGCCGCCCTCGTGAAGGCCGCGGCGGAGATCCCGGGCGAGTGGGTCGAGGAGCTGATCCTGCAGAGCTACCTGTTCGCGGGCTTCCCGCGCACGCTCAACGCGATGCGCGAGTGGCGGCGGGCGTCCGGCCGCAAGGCGCCGAAGGACGATCCGGGCGCGCACATCGACGCGGCGCCACAGTGGGCGGCCGACGGCGTCGAGACCTGCGCGGCGGTGTACGGCCCGTTCTACGAGCGGCTCCGCCCCAACATCGCCGCGCTGCACCCCGCGCTCGACATGTGGATGATCGTCGACGGCTACGGCAAGGTGCTGTCGCGCCCGGGGCTCGACATCGTGCGCCGCGAGCTGTGCGTGATCGCGGTCTGCGCGGTCGGCCGCCAGGATCGCCAGCTCCACTCGCACCTGCACGGCGCGCTGCACGTGGGCGCGTCCGCGCAGCTCGTCGAGGAGGCGCTCGACGCGCTCGCCGACCTCATGTCGCCGGACGCCCTCGCGCACGCGCAGCACCTCTGGTCGCACGTCCGCGCGACGCAGCACGCCACCTGA
- a CDS encoding asparaginase, with product MRTLTLDVVATRGGVVESRHRVHAAAVDASGRLVAAAGDPETVTFWRSCAKPFQVMPFVEDGGFDRVGWGDDQLALACASHGGEPEHVAIAAGMLASLGLEEGDLACGPHEPLAARGARVLREAGLRPTRLHNNCSGKHAAMLARAVAEGWPREGYERVEHRVQRACTEAVARWSGVPSERIACAVDGCGVVVYAMPLDAMARAYARLGAAYAAGDDVPARIVHAMRTRPFLVGGTDRFDTVMMEETDGELLVKIGAEGVHSVAVPSRGLGLAVKVEDGAQRAQYPAVLRLLQALDVLPERLTPRLAEFLTKPVRNTRGEVVGELVPAA from the coding sequence ATGCGTACCCTCACGCTCGACGTCGTCGCCACGCGCGGGGGCGTCGTCGAATCCCGGCACCGGGTGCACGCCGCGGCGGTCGACGCGAGCGGCCGTCTCGTGGCGGCCGCCGGCGACCCCGAGACGGTCACGTTCTGGCGCTCGTGCGCCAAGCCGTTCCAGGTGATGCCGTTCGTCGAGGACGGCGGGTTCGATCGCGTGGGGTGGGGCGACGACCAGCTGGCGCTCGCCTGCGCCTCGCACGGCGGGGAGCCCGAGCACGTCGCCATCGCCGCCGGCATGCTCGCCTCGCTCGGTCTCGAGGAGGGCGACCTGGCGTGCGGCCCGCACGAGCCGCTCGCCGCGCGCGGCGCCCGCGTCCTCCGCGAGGCGGGGCTGCGCCCCACGCGCCTCCACAACAACTGCTCCGGCAAGCACGCGGCGATGCTCGCGCGCGCCGTGGCCGAGGGGTGGCCGCGGGAGGGGTACGAGCGCGTGGAGCACCGCGTGCAGCGCGCCTGCACCGAGGCCGTCGCGCGCTGGTCCGGCGTCCCGAGCGAGCGCATCGCGTGCGCGGTCGACGGCTGCGGCGTCGTGGTCTACGCCATGCCCCTCGACGCGATGGCGCGCGCGTACGCGCGGCTCGGAGCCGCGTACGCGGCGGGCGACGACGTCCCCGCGCGCATCGTGCACGCCATGCGCACGCGTCCATTCCTCGTGGGCGGGACCGACCGCTTCGACACCGTGATGATGGAAGAGACCGACGGCGAGCTGCTGGTGAAGATCGGCGCCGAAGGGGTGCACAGCGTGGCGGTGCCCTCGCGCGGGCTCGGGCTGGCCGTGAAGGTCGAGGACGGCGCACAGCGCGCGCAGTATCCGGCGGTGCTCCGCCTGCTGCAGGCGCTCGACGTGCTGCCCGAGCGGCTGACGCCGCGCCTCGCGGAGTTCCTCACCAAGCCCGTGCGCAACACGCGCGGCGAGGTGGTCGGCGAGCTGGTGCCCGCCGCGTGA
- a CDS encoding MlaD family protein, with protein sequence MRRNSVITWEQLRVGAVILVALAILGFGGYKLGEAANLFGDRYKLIAFIPNANGLRVGGSVTVAGQLVGSITDIQFLAPDADTTRNLRVTVELSEDVREQIRADSRAKLRTQGLLGDKVFDISPGTPRYAVLTPGDTLPLAPSLDYDQIIGQASGAVGDVVGLTKDLRGITGGIAKGEGTVGQLVTNRLLYDELTTTLTQTNALLRRMQNPNGTVGRLLEDPALYANLVRVTGTLDTLTNQIARSEGTVGRLLRDDSLYVRMLGITAGADSLMKLMTQGNGMAAKLLTDQQGYDQLNRALTELNAILADVRRNPGRYTKGLIKVF encoded by the coding sequence ATGCGCCGTAACAGCGTCATCACCTGGGAGCAGCTCCGCGTCGGCGCGGTGATCCTGGTCGCGCTCGCGATCCTCGGCTTCGGCGGCTACAAGCTGGGCGAGGCGGCCAACCTGTTCGGCGACCGCTACAAGCTGATCGCCTTCATCCCGAACGCGAACGGGCTGCGCGTGGGCGGCTCGGTGACGGTCGCCGGGCAGCTGGTCGGCAGCATCACCGACATCCAGTTCCTCGCGCCCGACGCCGACACGACGCGCAACCTGCGCGTCACCGTGGAGCTGAGCGAGGACGTGCGCGAGCAGATCCGCGCCGACTCGCGCGCCAAGCTGCGCACGCAGGGCCTGCTGGGCGACAAGGTGTTCGACATCTCGCCCGGCACGCCGCGCTACGCCGTGCTGACGCCCGGCGACACGCTGCCGCTCGCGCCGTCGCTCGACTACGACCAGATCATCGGCCAGGCGTCGGGCGCGGTCGGCGACGTCGTCGGGCTCACCAAGGACCTGCGCGGCATCACGGGCGGCATCGCCAAGGGCGAGGGCACGGTCGGCCAGCTGGTGACGAACCGGCTGCTGTACGACGAGCTCACGACGACGCTCACGCAGACGAACGCGCTGCTGCGCCGGATGCAGAACCCGAACGGCACCGTCGGCCGTCTGCTCGAGGACCCCGCGCTCTACGCGAACCTGGTGCGGGTCACGGGCACGCTGGACACGCTCACGAACCAGATCGCCCGCTCGGAGGGCACGGTCGGCCGCCTGCTGCGCGACGACTCGCTCTACGTGCGCATGCTCGGCATCACCGCCGGCGCCGATTCGCTCATGAAGCTGATGACGCAGGGGAACGGCATGGCGGCGAAGCTCCTGACGGATCAGCAAGGCTACGACCAGCTCAACCGCGCGCTGACGGAGCTGAACGCGATCCTCGCCGACGTCCGCCGCAACCCGGGCCGCTACACGAAGGGGCTGATCAAGGTCTTCTGA
- a CDS encoding ABC transporter ATP-binding protein codes for MSPRDDATDAREGQRRSDGRPMDETAERRVRQTIRDSLHDGTTAERPRAEDPGPAAGAIIELERVFLGFGENQILEDVSFLAQRGETIAVVGESGTGKSTTLKLILRHLQPDSGRVYVDGEDIASLSFQEALRVRKRMGMVFQGAALFDSMTVYENVAYPLREHTEYDEDEIERRVREKLEFVDLEPDRVMEQLPSELSGGMRKRVGVARAIANDPQIMLYDEPTSGLDPLTTGTITRLIMKLQRELHVTSIVVSHDIRSVFRMASQVAVLADKHIRFFGTPEEMAASDDRYIQDFLGGF; via the coding sequence GTGAGCCCTCGCGACGACGCCACCGACGCCCGCGAGGGCCAGCGCCGCAGCGACGGACGCCCGATGGACGAGACGGCGGAGCGCCGCGTGCGCCAGACGATCCGCGACTCGCTCCACGACGGCACCACGGCGGAGCGGCCGCGCGCCGAGGATCCGGGGCCCGCGGCCGGCGCGATCATCGAGCTGGAGCGCGTGTTCCTCGGATTCGGCGAGAACCAGATCCTCGAGGACGTGTCGTTCCTCGCGCAGCGCGGCGAGACGATCGCCGTCGTCGGCGAGTCGGGCACCGGCAAGTCGACGACGCTCAAGCTGATCCTGCGCCACCTGCAGCCCGACAGCGGCCGCGTCTACGTCGACGGCGAGGACATCGCGTCGCTGTCGTTCCAGGAGGCGCTCCGCGTCCGCAAGCGCATGGGGATGGTGTTCCAGGGCGCGGCGCTGTTCGACTCGATGACCGTCTACGAGAACGTCGCCTACCCGCTGCGCGAGCACACCGAGTACGACGAGGACGAGATCGAGCGGCGCGTGCGCGAGAAGCTGGAGTTCGTGGACCTGGAGCCCGACCGCGTGATGGAGCAGCTGCCGTCGGAGCTCTCGGGCGGCATGCGCAAGCGCGTCGGCGTCGCGCGGGCGATCGCGAACGACCCGCAGATCATGCTCTACGACGAGCCGACCTCGGGGCTCGATCCGCTGACGACGGGCACGATCACGCGGCTGATCATGAAGCTCCAGCGCGAGCTGCACGTCACCAGCATCGTCGTGTCGCACGACATCCGGTCGGTCTTCCGCATGGCCAGCCAGGTCGCGGTGCTGGCGGACAAGCACATCCGCTTCTTCGGCACGCCCGAGGAGATGGCCGCCAGCGACGACCGCTACATCCAGGACTTCCTGGGCGGCTTCTAG
- a CDS encoding MlaE family ABC transporter permease, translated as MTALAARLNAAAQGTVLGVQNYVRLAWNAIRFVFARPFYAGDLVQQMDAMGVQSLGIVLLTGFFTGMVLALQSSVQLRTFGATQYIGSLVSASMIRELGPVLAGLMVAGRVGSGVAAQIGSMKVTEQIDALNTLGTDPIKKLVTPRVLAGLIMLPILTVINDMVGILGGNLIARVYVGLPSTFYWRTVWEQIAGGGFSFGYVPNDFIQGLIKPFVFGGIIATTACYHGLATTGGTEGVGIATTRTVVSASIAILISDYFLTQILLSVLGT; from the coding sequence GTGACCGCACTCGCCGCCCGTCTGAACGCGGCCGCCCAGGGCACTGTCCTCGGCGTCCAGAACTACGTCCGTCTGGCGTGGAACGCGATCCGCTTCGTGTTCGCGCGCCCGTTCTACGCGGGCGACCTGGTGCAGCAGATGGATGCGATGGGCGTGCAGTCGCTCGGCATCGTCCTGCTGACCGGCTTCTTCACGGGGATGGTGCTCGCGCTCCAGTCCTCCGTGCAGCTGCGGACGTTCGGCGCCACGCAGTACATCGGCAGCCTCGTCTCCGCCTCCATGATCCGCGAGCTGGGGCCCGTGCTCGCGGGCCTCATGGTCGCCGGCCGCGTGGGCTCCGGCGTCGCCGCGCAGATCGGGTCGATGAAGGTCACCGAGCAGATCGACGCTCTCAACACGCTCGGCACGGACCCGATCAAGAAGCTCGTCACGCCCCGCGTGCTCGCGGGGCTGATCATGCTGCCCATCCTGACGGTCATCAACGACATGGTCGGGATCCTCGGCGGCAACCTGATCGCCCGCGTCTACGTGGGGCTGCCGAGCACCTTCTACTGGCGCACCGTGTGGGAGCAGATCGCCGGCGGCGGCTTCTCCTTCGGCTACGTCCCGAACGACTTCATCCAGGGGCTGATCAAGCCGTTCGTGTTCGGCGGCATCATCGCCACGACGGCGTGCTATCACGGGCTCGCGACCACCGGCGGCACCGAGGGCGTCGGCATCGCCACGACGCGCACGGTGGTGTCGGCGAGCATCGCGATCCTGATCAGCGACTACTTCCTGACGCAGATCCTCCTCTCGGTGCTCGGCACGTGA
- a CDS encoding bifunctional heptose 7-phosphate kinase/heptose 1-phosphate adenyltransferase: protein MSVPLSRARLEALLAAAPAQRVVIVGDAMLDVYLRGDVERISPEAPVPVVRVRERKDALGGAANVAQNVAALGAGCALVAAVGDDVAGTRLRGMLGAIGADTEALVQVGRPTTTKTRVLARAQQVVRFDEEDDADLDDADVARVLDAVRAALEGATALVLEDYNKGVLVPGVIGEAIAMARAAGIPVVVDPKFRNFFAFRGATVFKPNRRELEAALGAAVDLAHPEALPATLQRLGVEHLLLTLGEHGMALLSGAGEPFRVPTTAREVYDVVGAGDTVTAFLAVMLGAGATPQEAAVVANFAAGVEVGKLGAQSVSAAEVLEAYDLFTAHEAAATGGVTLVEPALTK, encoded by the coding sequence ATGTCCGTCCCCCTCTCCCGCGCCCGCCTCGAGGCCCTCCTCGCCGCCGCCCCCGCCCAGCGCGTCGTGATCGTCGGCGACGCGATGCTCGACGTCTACCTGCGGGGGGACGTGGAACGGATCTCCCCGGAGGCGCCGGTCCCGGTGGTGCGCGTGCGCGAGCGGAAGGACGCGCTGGGCGGGGCGGCCAACGTCGCGCAGAACGTGGCGGCGCTGGGCGCCGGGTGCGCGCTGGTGGCGGCCGTCGGCGACGACGTCGCGGGCACGCGCCTGCGCGGGATGCTGGGCGCGATCGGCGCGGACACGGAGGCGCTGGTGCAGGTGGGGCGGCCCACCACCACCAAGACGCGCGTCCTGGCGCGCGCGCAGCAGGTGGTGCGCTTCGACGAGGAGGACGACGCGGACCTCGACGATGCCGACGTGGCGCGCGTCCTCGACGCGGTGCGCGCGGCGCTCGAGGGCGCGACCGCGCTGGTCCTGGAGGACTACAACAAGGGCGTCCTCGTGCCCGGCGTGATCGGCGAGGCGATCGCGATGGCGCGGGCGGCGGGCATCCCGGTCGTCGTCGACCCGAAGTTCCGCAACTTCTTCGCGTTCCGCGGGGCGACGGTGTTCAAGCCGAACCGCCGCGAGCTGGAGGCGGCGCTGGGCGCGGCGGTGGACCTCGCGCACCCCGAGGCGCTCCCCGCGACGCTGCAGCGCCTGGGCGTCGAGCACCTGCTGCTCACCCTCGGCGAGCACGGGATGGCGCTGCTGTCGGGTGCCGGCGAGCCGTTCCGGGTGCCGACGACGGCGCGCGAGGTGTACGACGTGGTGGGCGCGGGCGACACCGTCACCGCGTTCCTCGCCGTGATGCTGGGCGCGGGCGCGACGCCGCAGGAGGCCGCAGTGGTCGCGAACTTCGCGGCCGGGGTGGAGGTCGGGAAGCTCGGCGCGCAGTCGGTGAGCGCGGCCGAGGTGCTGGAGGCGTACGACCTGTTCACGGCGCACGAGGCGGCCGCGACGGGCGGCGTGACGCTCGTCGAGCCGGCGCTCACGAAGTAG
- a CDS encoding SLBB domain-containing protein — MRLRLARPLLTAAALFVCAPFAGAQSPARPTPGQAEEILRSRPDLQTQLQQRLRSSGMTPDQVRARLRAEGYSESMLDAYLPGSAGRRATGAAAPSSAELLEAMEILGLAEEDELDALRQAQGDSLGGRFGQDSTRRVRRPTGLRTGARDFLPDTLPVDTLRLTDPARLPDTTRGAAVDSVRRRYYGDAAAERDSLARERRRRELRAQRDSGLAIFGLDLFANGTSLFDANLAGPVDRNYRLGPGDRLMLLLTGDVEQAYPLTVTREGFVVIPQVGQLFVANMTLAQVDDLLYQRLGRVYSGVRRGGGTTRFSLSVVQLRSLQVFVAGDVEQPGSYRVSSAGTALTALYAAGGPTEAGSLRRIEVRRGGRVAGTLDVYDYLIRGDASGDVRLESGDVVFVPPRLARVRAVGEVLRPATYELKPGETLADLMRSAGGLTALAAPRRIQIDRIVPPAQRAEGGRDRLTVDVAAEAAAPALPLVNGDVVRVFRIAERVRNRLTIVGNVWTPGPQGYRPGMRLSDALRAAGGVKPDTYLGRVLVARLQPDSTRVQLRAMLRDTSGAVLQDLELREDDEIQVFSTTAFRPERYVAIAGAVKKGGRFRYREGMTLRDLTLLAGGLEEGALLTEAEVARLPESRANGVTATTVRVPLDSTYVSERGPGGDVDAPPGVPAPASGAAEVTLEPYDQVLILRQPDFALQSSVWLGGEVRYPGRYALRSKTERLSEVIARAGGTTPEADPNGVEFFRHRERQGRVGVDLRGVLRDARSRENLPLVDGDSIVVAPRVPLVIVDGEVNAPTSVPFVPGANLDYYIQAAGGRGARADVSRAYVTQPNGKVAGVRRRRWLPDDVPDPLPGARVYVPARPVEPIPENVGQTLTAISQIVGVISALVFAYVAIRRN; from the coding sequence ATGCGTCTGCGCCTCGCTAGGCCGCTGCTCACCGCTGCGGCCCTTTTCGTTTGTGCCCCCTTCGCCGGCGCGCAGTCGCCGGCGCGGCCCACGCCCGGACAGGCGGAGGAGATCCTCCGCAGCCGCCCGGACCTGCAGACGCAGCTCCAGCAGCGCCTGCGCAGCAGCGGCATGACGCCTGACCAGGTGCGCGCCCGCCTGCGCGCCGAGGGCTACTCGGAGTCGATGCTCGACGCCTACCTGCCCGGGAGCGCGGGGCGCCGCGCGACGGGCGCCGCCGCGCCCTCCAGCGCCGAGCTCCTCGAGGCGATGGAGATCCTCGGCCTGGCGGAGGAGGACGAGCTGGATGCGCTGCGTCAGGCGCAGGGCGATTCGCTGGGCGGGCGCTTCGGCCAGGACTCGACGCGACGCGTGCGGCGTCCGACCGGCCTCCGCACGGGCGCGCGCGACTTCCTGCCCGATACGCTGCCGGTGGACACGCTGCGCCTCACGGATCCGGCGCGGCTCCCCGACACGACGCGCGGCGCGGCCGTCGACTCGGTGCGCCGCCGCTACTACGGCGACGCGGCCGCGGAGCGCGACTCGCTCGCGCGCGAGCGGCGCCGCCGCGAGCTGCGCGCGCAGCGCGACAGCGGGCTCGCGATCTTCGGCCTCGACCTGTTCGCCAACGGCACGTCGCTGTTCGACGCGAACCTCGCGGGCCCGGTCGATCGCAACTACCGGCTCGGGCCGGGCGACCGCCTGATGCTGCTGCTGACGGGCGACGTCGAGCAGGCGTATCCGCTGACCGTCACGCGCGAGGGCTTCGTCGTCATCCCGCAGGTCGGGCAGCTGTTCGTCGCGAACATGACGCTGGCGCAGGTCGACGACCTGCTCTACCAGCGACTGGGCCGCGTGTACTCGGGGGTGCGGCGCGGCGGCGGCACGACGCGCTTCTCGCTCTCCGTGGTGCAGCTGCGCAGCCTCCAGGTGTTCGTCGCGGGCGACGTCGAGCAGCCGGGCAGCTATCGCGTGTCGAGCGCCGGGACCGCGCTCACCGCGCTCTACGCGGCGGGCGGTCCGACGGAGGCCGGCTCGCTGCGGCGCATCGAGGTGCGCCGCGGTGGCCGCGTGGCCGGCACCCTCGATGTCTACGACTACTTGATCCGCGGCGACGCGTCGGGGGACGTGCGGCTCGAGTCGGGCGACGTGGTGTTCGTGCCGCCGCGCCTGGCCCGCGTGCGCGCCGTCGGCGAGGTGCTGCGCCCCGCGACGTACGAGCTGAAGCCCGGCGAGACGCTGGCGGACCTGATGCGCAGCGCGGGCGGGCTGACCGCGCTCGCCGCGCCGCGGCGCATCCAGATCGACCGCATCGTCCCGCCCGCGCAGCGCGCCGAGGGCGGGCGCGACCGCCTCACGGTGGACGTGGCGGCGGAGGCCGCGGCGCCTGCCCTGCCCCTCGTGAACGGCGACGTCGTGCGCGTCTTCCGCATCGCGGAGCGCGTGCGCAACCGCCTCACCATCGTCGGCAACGTCTGGACGCCCGGGCCGCAGGGCTACCGGCCCGGCATGCGCCTCTCGGACGCGCTCCGGGCCGCCGGCGGCGTGAAGCCCGACACGTACCTCGGCCGCGTGCTCGTCGCGCGCCTGCAGCCCGACTCCACGCGCGTGCAGCTGCGCGCGATGCTGCGCGACACCTCCGGTGCCGTGCTGCAGGACCTGGAGCTGCGCGAGGACGACGAGATCCAGGTCTTCTCGACGACGGCGTTCCGGCCGGAGCGCTACGTCGCGATCGCCGGCGCCGTGAAGAAGGGCGGCCGCTTCAGGTACCGCGAGGGGATGACGCTGCGCGACCTGACGCTGCTCGCGGGCGGACTGGAGGAGGGCGCGCTGCTCACGGAGGCGGAGGTCGCGCGCCTGCCCGAGAGCCGCGCCAACGGCGTCACGGCGACCACGGTACGCGTGCCGCTCGACTCGACGTACGTGAGCGAGCGCGGCCCGGGCGGCGACGTGGATGCGCCGCCGGGCGTGCCCGCGCCGGCGAGCGGCGCGGCCGAGGTGACGCTGGAGCCGTACGACCAGGTGCTGATCCTCCGCCAGCCGGACTTCGCGCTGCAGAGCAGCGTCTGGCTCGGCGGCGAGGTGCGCTATCCGGGCCGCTACGCGCTGCGCTCCAAGACGGAGCGGCTGAGCGAGGTGATCGCGCGCGCGGGGGGCACGACCCCGGAGGCCGACCCGAACGGCGTCGAGTTCTTCCGCCACCGCGAGCGCCAGGGGCGCGTGGGCGTGGACCTGCGCGGCGTGCTGCGCGACGCGCGGAGCCGCGAGAACCTGCCGCTCGTCGACGGCGACTCGATCGTGGTCGCGCCGCGCGTGCCGCTGGTGATCGTGGACGGCGAGGTCAACGCGCCGACGTCCGTGCCCTTCGTGCCCGGCGCGAACCTCGACTACTACATCCAGGCCGCCGGCGGCCGCGGTGCGCGCGCCGACGTCTCCCGCGCGTACGTGACGCAGCCGAACGGCAAGGTGGCGGGCGTGCGGCGCCGGCGCTGGCTGCCGGACGACGTGCCCGATCCGCTGCCCGGCGCGCGCGTCTACGTGCCCGCCCGGCCCGTGGAGCCGATCCCGGAGAACGTCGGGCAGACGCTGACCGCGATCTCGCAGATCGTGGGCGTGATCAGCGCGCTGGTGTTCGCGTACGTGGCCATCCGGCGCAACTGA
- a CDS encoding capsule assembly Wzi family protein: MLALPRALAAQRPALRPSWQEAAVGSELEAYLRALQLDSGAAPVALTVRPLPPAELLRLARSAAAHPWRARFGRPDSLPARGIYWLRPTVRMVYGSAFPIESPEDGPVWAGRGATVAMQGGVGLLAGPLHVRVAPVAFRAQNDAFPLYDERRAGDARFRDPLEPEFVDNPQRFGAGAYQRVDLGTSEVRLTAFGLTAGGSTAPLAWGPMTRHPLMLGGQGPGFLHAFFGTARPLSIGIGRVHGALIAGRMDESPVSPIGFSTPYRGAHAMLVAFTPRGLEELELGATRFFHRPWRGYRGAREDLLLPLRGFLFKAGNLEIDDPENPKFDVQNELASLYGRWRLPRAGVEVYGEYLRNDAALDIRDLIVEPDHASGYGLGLRKALARDSVRRTLVWGELVNARLSHIDRVRPQARLYQHSQLVQGHTQRGRPLGSTAAMGGAGASVGVDHYTPRGRVSADLSRVLRLSSLREGAASPDSVDVQYALTSTATLFRGPVDLLGGATLVYELNRNYRRDAVGLRLQAGARVAW, translated from the coding sequence GTGCTCGCGCTTCCACGCGCGCTCGCCGCGCAGCGGCCCGCGCTGCGTCCCTCGTGGCAGGAGGCCGCCGTGGGCAGCGAGCTCGAAGCGTACCTCCGCGCGCTGCAGCTGGACTCGGGCGCGGCGCCCGTCGCGCTCACCGTGCGTCCGCTCCCACCCGCGGAGCTGCTGCGCCTCGCGCGCAGCGCGGCCGCGCATCCGTGGCGCGCCCGCTTCGGTCGCCCCGACTCGCTGCCGGCGCGCGGAATCTACTGGCTCCGCCCGACCGTGCGCATGGTGTACGGCAGCGCGTTCCCGATCGAGTCGCCCGAGGACGGGCCGGTGTGGGCGGGCCGCGGGGCGACCGTCGCGATGCAGGGTGGCGTCGGACTCCTCGCGGGTCCGCTGCACGTGCGCGTCGCCCCCGTCGCCTTCCGCGCGCAGAACGACGCCTTCCCCCTGTACGACGAGCGTCGCGCGGGTGATGCGCGCTTCCGCGATCCGCTGGAGCCGGAGTTCGTCGACAACCCGCAGCGCTTCGGCGCGGGCGCGTACCAGCGCGTGGACCTCGGCACCTCCGAGGTGCGGCTGACGGCCTTCGGCCTCACGGCGGGTGGCAGCACCGCGCCCCTCGCGTGGGGCCCGATGACGCGCCACCCGCTGATGCTCGGCGGACAGGGCCCCGGCTTCCTGCACGCGTTCTTCGGGACCGCGCGCCCGCTGTCGATCGGCATCGGCCGCGTGCACGGCGCGCTGATCGCGGGGCGCATGGACGAGAGCCCCGTCTCGCCGATCGGCTTCTCGACCCCGTACCGCGGCGCGCACGCCATGCTCGTGGCGTTCACGCCGCGCGGGCTCGAAGAGCTGGAGCTCGGCGCGACACGCTTCTTCCACCGCCCGTGGCGCGGCTACCGCGGCGCGCGCGAGGACCTACTGCTGCCGCTGCGCGGCTTCCTGTTCAAGGCGGGGAACCTCGAGATCGACGATCCCGAGAACCCGAAGTTCGACGTGCAGAACGAGCTCGCGAGCCTCTACGGACGCTGGCGGCTGCCGCGCGCGGGCGTCGAGGTGTACGGCGAGTACCTCCGCAACGACGCGGCGCTCGACATCCGCGACCTGATCGTGGAGCCCGACCACGCGTCGGGCTACGGGCTCGGGCTGCGCAAGGCGCTGGCCCGCGACTCGGTGCGGCGCACGCTGGTGTGGGGGGAGCTCGTCAACGCGCGGCTCTCGCACATCGACCGCGTGCGGCCGCAGGCGCGCCTCTACCAGCACAGCCAACTGGTGCAGGGGCACACGCAGCGCGGGCGCCCGCTCGGCTCCACCGCCGCGATGGGCGGCGCGGGCGCCAGCGTCGGCGTGGACCACTACACGCCGCGCGGGCGCGTGAGCGCGGACCTGAGCCGCGTGCTGCGCCTGTCGTCGCTGCGCGAGGGCGCCGCGTCGCCCGACTCGGTGGACGTGCAGTACGCGCTCACGTCCACCGCCACGCTCTTCCGCGGCCCCGTCGACCTGCTGGGCGGCGCGACCCTCGTGTACGAGCTCAATCGCAACTACCGGCGCGACGCGGTGGGGCTGCGGCTGCAGGCCGGCGCCCGCGTCGCCTGGTAG